TGAGTGTGCCGCTTGACACCGGTTTGGCGGAAACCGAACAGGTTTCCCTTCTTCTCGCAAACGCCCGCCTAACGCTCTGTAACGATTCTATGGCGAGAATGTACGGATATGATACCGCTTCCGAGGTCATGGGACTTTCTCTGGCTCAGTTGATTCCTTCCGATTCTCCCGAAGATCTGGAACATTTTTTTACCTTTGTTCGTTCCGGATACAGCATGAAGGACGTAGAATCCAGAGAACTGGATCGTTTTGGAAATTCGAAATACTTTCTCAATAGCGTCGTCGGCGTCGTAAAGGAAGGAAAACTTTCTCAAGTCTGGGGTTCTCAGAGAGATATCACTCCTCTCAAAAAGAGCGAAGACAAACTCAAATACTCTCTTCTTTTACAGAGCAATCTTACCGAGATCTCCAAAAGTTTTATCACGGTTCCGCCGAGAGAATTGGATCAGGCGATTCGAAATTCTTTGGAAAGGGCCGGAAGAATCTGCGACGCCGATCGTTCTTATATTATAGAATACTCAAGTACGAATAAACACATCTCGAACACATACGAATGGTGTAAGGAAGGAATTCCTTCGCAGATCGACTACTTTCAAAATATTCCAGTGGAGGAAATTCCTAAGGAACGATTTGAAAGGGTCCGCAAGTTCGGTTACTTCGCGCTCAATTCGGTGGAAGAAATTCAAAACGAGAATCCGTTTGTAAGAAACCTTTTACTTCCTCAGGGAATTCGATCTCTTCTGATGATCGGGCTTACCTACGAAGGAAAGGAAATCGGTTTTTTCGGTTTGGACATGGTGCGAAAAGATCGAACTTGGACCGAAGAGGAGATCAACATTCTCGGATTGATCGGGGATTTGATTCTTCTTGCCTTTGATAGAAAAAACAAAGAAGGCACGTTAAACGCCTTTTATGATAGAATGCACTATGATCTTGAGTTGGGAAGACTGACACAACGTTCTCTTGTGGATCGGACCTTTCCCGATTCTCCTTACTTCCGAATGGAAACCTACTTTCGTCCTTTTGAAAAAGTAGGAGGGGATGTAATCAGTACGATTCAGAATGAAGACGGAAGTATGGATATTCTTTTTGCTGACGTTTCGGGCCACGGGATTTCCTCCGCGATGGTTTCGGGAATGGTGGTCATCTCGTTTAAGAATTCTTCTCGGATCGGTCTTTCGCCCGCGGAAGGTTTGATAAGAATCGTAGAAGACCTGAAATCTCTGGTCGTGGATCATCATATTTCTGCGGTCCGAGTAAAATACATTCCGGAAACTAAAAAACTCATCTATGCATACGCGGGTCATCCTCCGATTCTTCTTTTTCGAGACGGAAAAAAATTAGAACTGGATGGAATGAATCTTCCTCTTCTCGCCTTTGACGGCGCGGAATACTATGATCAGTCGATCGATCTTTTGCACGGGGATCGAGTCGTATTCTTTTCCGATGGGATGTATGAGATCTTCAACTCTCAAGGAGAAATTTTAGATCTTCCCGGTTTGATCTCCATTCTGGAAGAATATCTCGATGCCGAATCTATAGAAGAATATATCGAATTGATCGTTTCGGATATTTTTGCGTATTCCGGTGGAAATTTTGGGGACGATATCGCACTTCTTGTCTTGGACATCTATTGATTCCGAAAAGTCGTTCTATCGTTTGAAGAAAGTATAAAAATACGAGTCATCGAAGTTTATCTTTTTTTCCTTATATTCAAAGAGTTGCATCTGCTTTTCCAGACAAATTGATTCAACCGAAAAAAGGCTTTCGATCGGACTTGAAGTCCGCTTTTGGTAGAATTTCGACGAAGCATTTTTTTTACAGAAAGAGGGAAGCCCCTTCTGGGAAAAGAGGAGTTCCCACAAAATTCTAATTTTCGAATTTAATTTCCATCTTACCTAAGTTTTGCATTCGGAGGAGAACCAGAATTCCCAATTTTTCCGCTTCAGTAATTCTCCTTTTCAACGAAGCTTTCTTTGGCTAAAAGTGCGAAGTCGCCTAACTGACAAAAAAAGGTTTCAAAATCATGGAAATGGCGCCTAACGGCG
This is a stretch of genomic DNA from Leptospira tipperaryensis. It encodes these proteins:
- a CDS encoding SpoIIE family protein phosphatase, giving the protein MRIKSESMELERYRDFFLSSAEGIWCFDLSVPLDTGLAETEQVSLLLANARLTLCNDSMARMYGYDTASEVMGLSLAQLIPSDSPEDLEHFFTFVRSGYSMKDVESRELDRFGNSKYFLNSVVGVVKEGKLSQVWGSQRDITPLKKSEDKLKYSLLLQSNLTEISKSFITVPPRELDQAIRNSLERAGRICDADRSYIIEYSSTNKHISNTYEWCKEGIPSQIDYFQNIPVEEIPKERFERVRKFGYFALNSVEEIQNENPFVRNLLLPQGIRSLLMIGLTYEGKEIGFFGLDMVRKDRTWTEEEINILGLIGDLILLAFDRKNKEGTLNAFYDRMHYDLELGRLTQRSLVDRTFPDSPYFRMETYFRPFEKVGGDVISTIQNEDGSMDILFADVSGHGISSAMVSGMVVISFKNSSRIGLSPAEGLIRIVEDLKSLVVDHHISAVRVKYIPETKKLIYAYAGHPPILLFRDGKKLELDGMNLPLLAFDGAEYYDQSIDLLHGDRVVFFSDGMYEIFNSQGEILDLPGLISILEEYLDAESIEEYIELIVSDIFAYSGGNFGDDIALLVLDIY